A stretch of the Gracilinanus agilis isolate LMUSP501 chromosome 4, AgileGrace, whole genome shotgun sequence genome encodes the following:
- the LOC123247572 gene encoding DNA-directed RNA polymerases I, II, and III subunit RPABC3-like isoform X2, which produces MDLILDVNIQIYPVDLGDKFRLVIASTLYEDGTLDDGEYNPTDDRPSSSAYVSYGGLLMRLQGDANNLHGFEVDSRVYLLMKKLAF; this is translated from the exons ATGGACCTCATCTTAGATGTTAACATCCAGATATATCCCGTGGACTTGG GTGACAAGTTCCGGCTGGTGATAGCGAGCACCTTGTATGAAGATGGGACCCTGGACGATGGGGAATATAACCCCACGGACGACCGGCCCTCCAG CTCTGCCTATGTGTCTTATGGGGGCCTGCTCATGAGACTCCAAGGGGACGCCAACAACTTGCATGGCTTTGAAGTGGACTCCAGAGTGTACCTCCTGATGAAGAAGCTGGCCTTCTGA
- the THPO gene encoding thrombopoietin — MELTELLVVAMFLLTSRLTLTLTSPAPVCDPRLFNKLLRDSAALHSRLSQCSDLSPLPIPVLLPTVDFSLREWRAKTEQTKGQEVLGAVTLLLEGVIAARGQLSPSCLSSLLGQLSAQTHSLLGALQGLLGTPSLPKGQTIAHREPTAIFLSFQQLLRGKVRFLLHAVRPILCARQDRMATAAAGSGLIPSVRTTLELKDKTPTALERGLGSSPRPTETPKRASRPPNESPVRIPGLLNYTASPLDKGPPHWNSTLGLSNRTHGISPVPSDKTLESPNEPPGTLDVTFQSPIPLPGLIISPSIPPTGHHVLSSPSPSLLTPTPRPYIPSASPSATSSGNSASEICCLHSQDEPNIQGTAFTATSYP; from the exons ATGGAGCTGACTG AGCTGCTTGTCGTGGCCATGTTTCTCCTTACTTCGAGACTAACCCTCACCCTGACCAGCCCGGCTCCTGTCTGTGACCCTCGGCTTTTCAACAAGCTGCTCCGAGATTCTGCTGCCTTACACAGCAGGCTG AGTCAATGCTCGGACCTCAGTCCTCTGCCCATCCCTGTCCTGCTGCCCACTGTGGACTTCAGCCTTCGGGAATGGAGAGCAAAGACG GAGCAGACCAAGGGGCAGGAAGTCCTAGGAGCTGTTACCTTATTGCTGGAAGGTGTGATTGCAGCCCGAGGACAGCTGAGCCCCAGCTGCCTTTCTTCCTTGCTCGGGCAGCTCTCTGCACAGACACACAGCCTCCTGGGAGCTCTGCAGGGCCTCCTTGGCACCCCG TCTCTCCCAAAGGGCCAGACTATAGCTCACAGGGAGCCCACAGCCATCTTCCTGAGCTTCCAGCAGCTCCTTCGAGGAAAGGTGCGTTTCCTGCTGCATGCAGTAAGACCTATCCTCTGCGCCAGGCAGGACCGGATGGCCACAGCAGCTGCAGGCAGTGGTCTTATACCTTCGGTCAGGACAACCTTGGAGCTCAAAGACAAGACCCCTACAGCCTTGGAAAGGGGCCTTGGAAGCTCACCCAGACCTACAGAAACTCCCAAGAGAGCATCCAGACCTCCAAACGAGAGTCCAGTCAGGATTCCTGGATTGCTGAACTACACGGCCAGCCCCCTGGACAAAGGCCCTCCACACTGGAACTCGACTCTTGGGCTCTCAAACAGAACCCATGGTATCTCTCCTGTACCCTCAGACAAGACTCTGGAAAGCCCAAACGAGCCCCCTGGAACTCTAGATGTAACCTTCCAATCACCCATTCCCTTGCCTGGACTGATTATTTCCCCAAGCATCCCTCCTACTGGACACCATGTACTCTCCTCTCCCTCACCCTCACTACTGACCCCTACGCCCAGGCCTTACATCCCTTCTGCTTCCCCCTCGGCCACAAGCTCAGGGAATTCGGCTTCTGAGATCTGTTGCCTTCACTCCCAGGATGAGCCTAACATTCAAGGCACTGCCTTCACTGCCACTTCATACCCCTAA
- the LOC123247572 gene encoding DNA-directed RNA polymerases I, II, and III subunit RPABC3-like isoform X1, which translates to MDLILDVNIQIYPVDLGDKFRLVIASTLYEDGTLDDGEYNPTDDRPSRADQFEYVMYGKVYRIEGDETSTEAATRLSAYVSYGGLLMRLQGDANNLHGFEVDSRVYLLMKKLAF; encoded by the exons ATGGACCTCATCTTAGATGTTAACATCCAGATATATCCCGTGGACTTGG GTGACAAGTTCCGGCTGGTGATAGCGAGCACCTTGTATGAAGATGGGACCCTGGACGATGGGGAATATAACCCCACGGACGACCGGCCCTCCAG GGCTGACCAGTTTGAGTATGTGATGTATGGGAAAGTGTACAGAATTGAGGGGGATGAGACCTCCACAGAAGCAGCCACTCGCCT CTCTGCCTATGTGTCTTATGGGGGCCTGCTCATGAGACTCCAAGGGGACGCCAACAACTTGCATGGCTTTGAAGTGGACTCCAGAGTGTACCTCCTGATGAAGAAGCTGGCCTTCTGA